In Streptomyces durocortorensis, a genomic segment contains:
- a CDS encoding lysylphosphatidylglycerol synthase domain-containing protein, protein MTVWLRRLLTPVVVVAALVGVFFLVRGEGPKAVEAFAHADAVPLIVASVVANIGGLVLAVHAWRALIPGDHPIRGLRAAKIYFLGQLSKYVPGRVWGVITHVAHGREAGVPGAQMTSAYVLSLALTLLTGAAVGLVAAPAALPGHWMWLCPPALFFLAGVVRPSLITRPVVAAARLVKRPVVPPPDGAVRKAVLLAIASWTASGLHLWFLLLAVGAPPLAGLGAAVGGFALATVISSLALIVPDGWGVRELTLTAALSTVLPGGLAATAAIASRLVCVVAELASSAVVLAWSRARDAKAARAARTAAGVAGSAAGAVPAAAGPRAPGTPRVRRAGRAPDALAFPAPLVPPIPPTAPMGEEARVHP, encoded by the coding sequence ATGACCGTGTGGCTGCGCAGGCTCCTCACCCCGGTCGTCGTGGTGGCCGCGCTGGTCGGCGTGTTCTTCCTCGTCCGGGGCGAAGGACCCAAGGCGGTCGAGGCGTTCGCCCACGCCGACGCCGTTCCCCTGATCGTCGCCTCGGTCGTCGCCAACATCGGCGGACTGGTCCTCGCCGTGCACGCCTGGCGGGCCCTCATCCCCGGCGACCATCCCATCCGCGGCCTTCGCGCGGCGAAGATCTACTTCCTCGGCCAGCTGAGCAAGTACGTGCCCGGCAGAGTGTGGGGTGTCATCACCCATGTGGCGCACGGCCGAGAGGCCGGTGTGCCCGGCGCCCAGATGACCTCCGCCTACGTCCTGAGCCTGGCGCTGACCCTGCTCACCGGAGCGGCGGTCGGGCTGGTCGCGGCGCCCGCCGCACTGCCCGGCCACTGGATGTGGCTGTGTCCGCCGGCGCTCTTCTTCCTCGCCGGGGTCGTACGGCCCTCCCTGATCACCCGGCCGGTCGTGGCCGCGGCCCGGCTGGTGAAGCGGCCCGTCGTACCACCGCCGGACGGTGCCGTCCGCAAGGCCGTGCTGCTCGCGATCGCCTCCTGGACCGCCTCCGGACTCCACCTGTGGTTCCTGCTCCTGGCGGTCGGAGCGCCGCCCCTCGCCGGACTCGGCGCGGCCGTCGGAGGCTTCGCCCTGGCCACCGTGATCAGCAGCCTGGCGCTGATCGTGCCCGACGGCTGGGGCGTGCGCGAGCTCACCCTCACCGCCGCCCTCTCCACCGTCCTTCCCGGCGGCCTGGCCGCCACCGCGGCGATCGCCAGCCGGCTGGTGTGCGTGGTCGCCGAACTCGCCAGCTCGGCGGTGGTCCTGGCCTGGTCGCGAGCCAGGGACGCCAAAGCCGCCCGTGCCGCCCGTACCGCTGCCGGTGTCGCCGGGTCCGCCGCCGGGGCCGTCCCGGCAGCCGCAGGGCCCCGTGCCCCCGGTACCCCCCGCGTCCGCCGCGCCGGGCGGGCCCCCGACGCCCTGGCCTTCCCCGCCCCCCTCGTCCCCCCGATCCCCCCCACCGCCCCGATGGGAGAAGAAGCCCGTGTACACCCTTGA
- a CDS encoding aspartate aminotransferase family protein, whose translation MYTLDDVEKLQVDEVHDLYRRYVNKSQVSLMTSFGFGRELVRSAEGAYLTLDDGRRILDLTGGVGVLNHGHNHPRILAARERFARDRRMEVHKTYFSPYLAALGHNLAEVLPGDLNMAFLPNSGAEAVEGAVKLAYKYHNGKRNTVLRADRAFHGKLLGSGGLTGQAQFAFPTIPGVDTFRYGDLDSVRRVVAAHRGDVYALLIEPFSASTIQWCSEEFLRGLREICDREKIVLIFDEIYTGWGKTGSLFHFMRYPGLIPDVLTTSKSFGGGKSSISAFVAREPVFRKAYDSLGDALLQSTSTTYYGFGEECVTALEAVNIAMEDDYPARARALGAVLGPGLERLAEQYPDAIGRVAGAGALWGVFIEGGPRILDLVAKLAPGGMARDPRFKTKVVTCAVINALYQDHGIFTYYTLNGDNPLVIGPSLVTEPEEAQRVVDALDDVLSRGLTGLVARFIKQKVSSQW comes from the coding sequence GTGTACACCCTTGACGACGTCGAGAAGCTCCAGGTCGACGAGGTCCACGACCTCTACCGCCGCTACGTGAACAAGAGCCAGGTGTCCCTGATGACCTCGTTCGGCTTCGGCCGCGAGCTCGTCCGGAGCGCCGAGGGCGCCTATCTCACCCTCGACGACGGCAGGCGAATACTCGACCTGACCGGCGGCGTGGGCGTCCTCAACCACGGCCACAACCATCCGCGCATCCTCGCCGCCCGCGAACGCTTCGCCCGCGACCGGCGCATGGAGGTGCACAAGACCTACTTCTCGCCCTACCTCGCGGCCCTCGGCCACAACCTGGCCGAGGTCCTGCCCGGCGACCTGAACATGGCCTTCCTGCCGAACTCGGGAGCCGAGGCGGTCGAGGGAGCGGTGAAGCTCGCGTACAAGTACCACAACGGCAAGCGGAACACGGTCCTGCGCGCCGACCGCGCCTTCCACGGCAAGCTGCTCGGCTCGGGCGGCCTGACCGGCCAGGCCCAGTTCGCCTTCCCCACCATCCCCGGCGTGGACACCTTCCGCTACGGGGACCTCGACTCCGTCCGCAGGGTCGTCGCCGCACACCGCGGCGACGTGTACGCCCTGCTCATCGAGCCGTTCAGCGCCTCCACCATCCAGTGGTGCTCGGAGGAGTTCCTGCGCGGCCTGCGCGAGATCTGCGACCGCGAGAAGATCGTGCTGATCTTCGACGAGATCTACACGGGGTGGGGGAAGACCGGCTCCCTCTTCCACTTCATGCGCTATCCGGGCCTGATCCCCGACGTGCTCACCACGTCCAAGTCCTTCGGCGGCGGCAAGTCCTCCATCTCCGCCTTCGTCGCCCGCGAGCCGGTCTTCCGCAAGGCGTACGACAGCCTCGGCGACGCCCTGCTCCAGTCCACGTCCACCACCTACTACGGCTTCGGCGAGGAGTGCGTCACCGCCCTCGAAGCCGTCAACATCGCGATGGAGGACGACTATCCGGCGCGAGCCCGCGCACTCGGAGCCGTACTCGGACCCGGTCTCGAACGGCTCGCCGAGCAGTACCCCGACGCGATCGGCCGCGTGGCGGGTGCCGGTGCCCTGTGGGGCGTGTTCATCGAGGGCGGCCCACGGATCCTCGACCTCGTGGCGAAGCTCGCGCCCGGCGGGATGGCCAGGGACCCGCGGTTCAAGACGAAGGTCGTCACCTGCGCCGTGATCAACGCGCTCTACCAGGACCACGGCATCTTCACGTACTACACGCTCAACGGCGACAACCCCCTTGTCATCGGCCCCTCTCTGGTCACCGAACCGGAGGAGGCCCAGCGCGTGGTCGACGCCCTCGACGACGTCCTCAGCCGCGGCCTGACCGGTCTCGTGGCCCGTTTCATCAAGCAGAAGGTGAGCTCCCAGTGGTGA